A region of Methanocorpusculum labreanum Z DNA encodes the following proteins:
- a CDS encoding DUF3795 domain-containing protein: MPDTIPTDMFAPCGMNCMVCYRHCVSKKSCGGCFSNKNGTSEECRSCRIHACVGEKGIEYCFSCKIFPCKQIKKMDKRYRDRYDQSLIENGLMAKEQGLAAFLAAERSKWTCGKCEGIISLHDNECSECQTFFGKKRAGV, from the coding sequence ATGCCGGATACGATTCCAACAGATATGTTTGCTCCCTGCGGGATGAACTGTATGGTCTGTTATAGGCATTGCGTATCAAAAAAATCCTGCGGAGGGTGTTTTTCGAACAAAAACGGCACATCCGAGGAATGCAGGTCCTGCAGGATTCATGCTTGCGTTGGTGAGAAAGGGATAGAATACTGTTTTTCCTGCAAAATTTTTCCCTGTAAACAGATAAAAAAGATGGATAAAAGATACAGGGACAGATATGATCAAAGTCTGATAGAAAACGGCCTTATGGCGAAAGAACAGGGTCTTGCAGCATTTCTCGCTGCTGAGCGGAGTAAATGGACCTGCGGAAAATGTGAGGGGATCATCTCGCTGCATGACAATGAATGCAGCGAGTGTCAGACTTTTTTTGGAAAAAAACGTGCAGGTGTCTAA
- a CDS encoding 2-amino-3,7-dideoxy-D-threo-hept-6-ulosonate synthase: protein MRGKEIRLERIMKRDTGTTVIVPMDHGVSSGPIPGLIDLERSVDLVAKGGANAVIGHMGLALHGHRKGGPDIGLILHLSASTDLGPDPNNKVLVNNVQNALKLGADGVSMHVNIGAENEANMLSDLGRVAVECIEWGMPLLAMMYPRGKDIKSENMHEAVKLAARVGSELGADIIKTVYTGDPDSFREVTEGCHVPVVIAGGSKMSDLATMQLIEGAMEGGAAGVSIGRNAFQHKYPDKFVRAAAMIVHERRTAEEAIEILLTED from the coding sequence ATGAGAGGTAAAGAAATAAGACTCGAAAGAATCATGAAAAGAGATACAGGAACAACCGTCATCGTCCCGATGGACCACGGAGTTTCCAGCGGACCGATTCCCGGACTGATCGATCTGGAAAGATCGGTCGATCTGGTCGCAAAAGGAGGGGCCAACGCCGTAATCGGCCATATGGGACTCGCCCTTCACGGTCACCGGAAAGGAGGTCCGGACATCGGCCTGATCCTGCACCTATCCGCAAGTACGGATCTTGGACCGGATCCGAACAACAAAGTACTGGTCAACAACGTCCAGAATGCTCTGAAACTCGGAGCAGACGGTGTTTCCATGCATGTAAATATCGGCGCAGAGAACGAAGCAAACATGCTCAGCGATCTTGGACGTGTCGCCGTCGAGTGTATCGAATGGGGAATGCCGCTTCTTGCGATGATGTATCCACGAGGAAAAGACATCAAATCCGAGAACATGCATGAAGCCGTCAAACTCGCGGCCCGTGTGGGTTCGGAACTTGGAGCCGACATCATCAAAACCGTATACACCGGAGATCCCGATTCATTCAGGGAAGTAACCGAAGGATGCCATGTACCGGTAGTAATTGCCGGAGGTTCCAAAATGAGTGATCTGGCCACCATGCAGCTGATCGAGGGAGCGATGGAAGGGGGAGCTGCCGGCGTATCGATCGGAAGAAATGCATTCCAGCACAAATATCCGGACAAATTCGTCAGGGCTGCCGCGATGATTGTCCATGAACGGAGAACTGCAGAAGAGGCGATCGAGATCCTGCTGACAGAGGATTGA
- a CDS encoding prephenate dehydrogenase/arogenate dehydrogenase family protein, with protein sequence MKSFAGDKDVNPGDVVGIIGGFGGMGHLFSAVFERAGYKVLCSGRKTPVSNADIASTCDIIIVSVPIHDTVRVIDEIAPLLNEEQLLCDLTSIKTAPVDAMLKSKAQVIGLHPMFGPSVPTIFGQTIAASPVRCDEKTRHTLYQIFTNEGAKICQMEPKEHDKIMSIVQGLVHFTTLSVAETIKNTGIPLEAILPVMSPVYRIELGLVGRILGQDPSLYADILQMNPETVGIIEKMSDSVTALKAIVASKDSEKFAAFFTENSDAFKAYIPQATEETDLMINTLVKMK encoded by the coding sequence ATGAAATCATTCGCAGGAGATAAAGACGTGAATCCGGGAGATGTTGTTGGGATCATCGGCGGATTCGGCGGCATGGGTCATCTGTTCTCGGCGGTCTTCGAACGTGCGGGTTACAAAGTCCTGTGTTCGGGGAGAAAAACACCGGTCTCCAACGCGGATATTGCCTCTACCTGCGATATTATTATCGTCTCTGTTCCGATTCATGACACCGTCCGGGTGATCGATGAGATCGCTCCGCTCTTGAACGAAGAGCAGCTTCTCTGCGATCTGACCTCCATAAAAACCGCTCCGGTTGACGCGATGCTGAAATCCAAAGCACAGGTAATCGGGCTGCATCCGATGTTCGGCCCATCGGTTCCCACGATCTTTGGTCAGACGATCGCGGCATCGCCGGTCAGATGCGATGAAAAAACGCGGCACACGCTCTATCAGATATTTACGAACGAAGGAGCGAAGATTTGTCAGATGGAGCCAAAGGAGCATGACAAAATCATGAGCATCGTCCAGGGTCTTGTACACTTCACGACCCTCTCCGTTGCCGAGACGATAAAAAATACCGGCATCCCGCTTGAAGCAATTCTTCCGGTGATGAGTCCAGTTTATCGGATAGAACTTGGGTTGGTCGGAAGAATCCTCGGGCAGGATCCGTCACTATATGCAGACATACTGCAGATGAACCCGGAAACGGTCGGTATTATTGAAAAAATGTCAGATTCCGTCACTGCCTTGAAAGCGATCGTCGCATCGAAGGATTCTGAGAAGTTCGCCGCGTTCTTCACGGAAAACAGCGATGCGTTCAAAGCCTATATTCCCCAGGCAACGGAAGAGACCGATCTTATGATAAATACACTGGTGAAGATGAAATGA
- a CDS encoding prephenate dehydratase, translating to MTLAVLGPKGTFSCELAEKIRNENEEIILFPTIRDVFTAVLEKNIRGIVPVENSEAGGVGETLDGLLQTECRITAEYYMPIRHFFVSRYSPDEISVIYTHPQSHEQCSIYLNGMKRASLIHTSSNAQSAKEASFISGSAAVTTESAAKLYDLPILQKDIQNSLNNTTRFLEISAGALDPDDPEKCSVVIIPRENRPGLLYGILGIFAQRGINLTRIESRPSKEGIGRYVFFIDFETDPGWQETITELKKITGVKELGCYRKKDYV from the coding sequence ATGACATTGGCAGTACTCGGCCCGAAAGGCACGTTCTCCTGCGAGCTTGCCGAAAAAATCAGGAACGAAAATGAAGAGATCATTCTGTTCCCAACGATCCGGGACGTTTTCACCGCGGTCCTCGAGAAAAATATCCGGGGCATCGTTCCGGTTGAAAACAGCGAGGCGGGCGGCGTTGGCGAAACCCTGGACGGCCTTTTACAGACTGAGTGCCGTATCACCGCTGAATATTATATGCCGATCCGTCATTTCTTCGTTTCAAGATACAGTCCTGATGAGATCTCGGTCATCTACACTCATCCGCAGTCCCATGAGCAGTGCAGCATCTATCTGAACGGCATGAAAAGGGCCTCCCTGATCCACACGAGCAGCAATGCCCAGAGTGCCAAAGAGGCGTCGTTTATCAGCGGATCGGCGGCCGTAACGACGGAAAGCGCCGCAAAACTGTATGATCTGCCCATACTGCAGAAGGATATTCAGAATTCACTAAACAATACCACGCGGTTTCTTGAGATCTCGGCAGGTGCGCTAGATCCGGATGACCCCGAAAAATGCAGTGTCGTCATCATCCCAAGAGAAAACAGGCCGGGTCTGTTGTATGGGATCTTGGGAATTTTTGCACAAAGAGGAATCAATCTGACGCGTATCGAGTCCCGGCCGTCGAAGGAGGGGATCGGAAGATATGTCTTCTTCATCGATTTTGAGACCGATCCCGGCTGGCAGGAGACGATCACGGAGTTGAAAAAAATCACCGGCGTCAAGGAACTGGGCTGCTATAGAAAAAAGGATTACGTATAA
- a CDS encoding CpXC domain-containing protein yields MKSEVQVITCPKCGSKQEFTLYRSINASNHEIREKFLDGSLTMLVCDNCGFSGAVEYPLLYHDLNEKFSLYFQPDSTERTVSLQNVLPAHLLSEIRMRLVHTQDDMREKIFIFRDKLDDRIIELVKDSILREMEAKKEKIIPDALYYAEDRFACEGRSLIFVPRLGTEYLDPIKIPFETYEKIKMLMHVIWERPVEGYTVVDKEWIRV; encoded by the coding sequence ATGAAATCGGAAGTACAAGTCATCACCTGCCCGAAATGCGGGTCAAAACAGGAGTTCACGCTCTATAGAAGTATCAACGCATCGAACCACGAAATTCGCGAGAAATTCCTCGACGGATCGCTCACGATGCTCGTCTGTGACAACTGCGGTTTTTCCGGGGCTGTTGAATATCCTCTCCTCTATCATGATCTGAACGAAAAGTTCTCCCTCTACTTCCAGCCGGATTCGACAGAACGCACAGTCAGTCTCCAAAATGTTTTGCCCGCGCATCTTCTCTCCGAGATCAGAATGCGTCTTGTCCACACGCAGGATGATATGCGCGAGAAGATCTTCATCTTCCGTGACAAACTGGATGATCGGATCATCGAACTCGTAAAAGATTCGATCCTCCGCGAAATGGAAGCGAAAAAGGAAAAAATCATCCCCGATGCTCTGTATTATGCCGAGGATCGTTTCGCCTGCGAAGGCAGATCGCTGATCTTTGTCCCGCGCCTTGGAACCGAATATCTTGATCCGATCAAGATCCCCTTCGAGACGTATGAGAAGATCAAGATGCTCATGCACGTGATCTGGGAACGTCCGGTGGAAGGATATACCGTTGTCGATAAAGAGTGGATCCGTGTATGA
- the msrB gene encoding peptide-methionine (R)-S-oxide reductase MsrB, with amino-acid sequence MTMEHNRESAQNDETSVIYFAGGCFWGMEKLMQSIPGVIQTTVGYANGNSSVIPDYKTVSSGKTGYRETVRVEYDSRKVSLDALLFSYFRVIDPTLENRQGNDRGTQYQTGIYYVDDSSKETVMRIAEIERERNPVFNVEIGPLTSFYDAEEYHQKYLDKNPGGYCHIGAAEFKEATEMIIDPGKYPRPKKETLAEMLDETAFRVTQHADTEPAFQNAFWDRHEKGVYVDVVTGEPLFTSSDKYQSSCGWPAFSKSIDDNTIVSREDTSFGMRRTEVKSRSGNSHLGHVFSGDPESPSGMRYCINSASLRFIPYADMEKEGYGYLKSRV; translated from the coding sequence ATGACGATGGAACATAACCGTGAATCCGCACAAAATGATGAAACATCCGTGATCTATTTTGCCGGAGGATGTTTCTGGGGAATGGAAAAACTGATGCAGTCAATTCCGGGCGTGATTCAAACAACCGTTGGTTATGCCAACGGAAACTCTTCCGTGATTCCGGACTACAAAACGGTCTCCTCAGGAAAAACCGGATACCGCGAGACGGTCAGAGTCGAGTATGATTCCAGAAAAGTCAGTCTCGATGCCCTGCTGTTTTCGTACTTCCGGGTGATAGATCCCACCCTTGAGAACAGACAGGGAAACGACCGGGGCACCCAGTATCAGACGGGAATCTACTATGTCGATGACTCGTCGAAAGAGACGGTCATGCGGATAGCGGAGATCGAACGGGAAAGGAATCCGGTATTCAACGTGGAGATCGGTCCGCTGACCTCCTTTTACGATGCCGAGGAGTATCACCAGAAGTATCTGGATAAAAATCCCGGCGGATACTGCCATATAGGTGCGGCTGAATTTAAGGAGGCGACCGAAATGATCATCGATCCGGGAAAATACCCGCGTCCGAAAAAGGAAACACTCGCTGAAATGTTAGACGAGACCGCATTTCGCGTGACCCAGCACGCCGATACAGAGCCGGCATTCCAAAATGCGTTCTGGGACCGGCATGAGAAAGGGGTCTATGTGGATGTCGTCACCGGCGAACCGCTTTTCACCTCATCCGACAAGTATCAAAGCTCCTGCGGCTGGCCGGCATTTTCGAAAAGTATTGATGACAACACCATCGTCTCACGGGAAGACACCTCGTTTGGCATGAGAAGGACCGAAGTGAAAAGCAGATCAGGGAACTCTCACCTCGGGCATGTTTTTTCCGGAGATCCTGAATCTCCCAGCGGCATGCGGTACTGTATAAACAGTGCATCGCTTCGCTTCATCCCTTATGCTGATATGGAAAAGGAGGGATACGGGTACCTGAAGAGCAGAGTATAA
- a CDS encoding 4Fe-4S binding protein: MISKKLRRSLLVAGGTALLAAPACAAVCPKGHSACPYPGRCFLYTDADGNSLCDYTSGDSGTSVSETDQITISGSSTDTSATTQTDTGSDTVSSVISTSSSTGSETVSSGDSGLSPLVFSAAGLILGGAVILLLAIAMKYLRKEKPEVLQKIFVYAGISPILLGLLIVLYDPELFGITGTLADMISSYSGIVYMFGGTLLAAVLWLKNAMSKEALISISILTSAAGFLLIIPIAPDGFSSTISGIIALSFAGLGFAGLVALLVITYFFGRVFCAHMCPAGVLQELLYRIPVKKVQIKDRRIPKTIRAGFFAALVIGVFCSIDIFEYIGISSFFALMFTAAAGVFLVILLASVFIYRPFCTFLCPYGCIFSIISRFGRFGLKRTDKCINCRKCEKICPTGEAGSEAKKAECYLCGKCIEKCPVESAIIYGKR, from the coding sequence ATGATTTCAAAAAAACTGCGAAGGTCCCTCCTCGTTGCGGGAGGTACAGCATTGCTTGCCGCGCCTGCGTGTGCTGCAGTATGTCCGAAAGGACATTCTGCTTGCCCGTATCCTGGAAGATGTTTCCTCTATACGGATGCCGACGGGAACTCTCTGTGCGATTACACGTCCGGGGATTCGGGCACGTCAGTAAGTGAAACTGACCAGATTACCATTTCCGGGAGTTCTACGGATACATCAGCGACTACTCAGACAGATACCGGGAGTGATACGGTTTCATCCGTCATTTCAACCAGTTCGTCAACCGGCTCTGAAACCGTATCTTCCGGAGATTCAGGGTTAAGTCCGCTGGTATTTTCTGCTGCCGGACTTATACTCGGCGGTGCGGTTATTCTTCTCCTCGCGATCGCAATGAAATATCTCAGAAAAGAAAAACCTGAGGTCCTGCAAAAAATATTCGTCTATGCCGGCATTTCCCCGATTTTACTTGGGCTTCTCATCGTCCTCTATGATCCGGAATTATTCGGGATTACGGGAACATTGGCTGATATGATCTCATCCTACTCGGGAATTGTGTATATGTTTGGAGGCACACTTCTTGCTGCTGTTCTTTGGCTCAAAAACGCCATGTCAAAAGAAGCGCTGATATCGATTTCCATCCTTACATCAGCGGCAGGCTTTTTGCTTATTATTCCCATCGCACCTGATGGATTCTCCTCAACGATATCCGGAATAATTGCGTTGTCATTTGCAGGTCTTGGCTTTGCGGGACTGGTCGCTTTGCTCGTGATCACATACTTCTTCGGGCGTGTATTCTGCGCACACATGTGTCCGGCAGGAGTACTTCAGGAACTGTTATACCGCATTCCTGTGAAAAAAGTGCAGATCAAAGACCGACGGATTCCAAAAACCATTAGGGCCGGCTTCTTTGCAGCTCTCGTAATTGGGGTGTTTTGTTCCATCGACATATTCGAATATATCGGGATATCGTCATTCTTTGCGCTCATGTTCACGGCAGCGGCTGGAGTGTTTCTTGTGATCCTCCTTGCTTCGGTATTCATTTATCGGCCGTTTTGTACGTTCCTGTGCCCGTACGGATGTATATTTTCCATAATCTCACGGTTTGGGAGGTTTGGCTTGAAAAGAACGGATAAATGTATCAACTGCAGAAAATGCGAGAAGATTTGCCCGACCGGAGAAGCCGGCAGCGAGGCAAAAAAAGCAGAATGTTATCTCTGCGGGAAATGCATTGAGAAGTGCCCGGTTGAATCAGCCATCATTTACGGAAAAAGATGA
- a CDS encoding dihydroorotate dehydrogenase electron transfer subunit, with protein sequence MSEMPEIVTITTVVDETPTIKTFVFDKLFAFRPGQFCMVWVPGVDEIPMAFSAVNSITVMKVGDATEALFSLKAGDKLGIRGPFGNGFSPSGKVLAIAGGIGVTPLFTLAASGEVDTFILGARTREELVFAEELAKVSDLKIATDDGTFGFHGFVTGILDQIDAESYDTICVCGPEMMMKGILDRLVAKGIENRGQFSMHRYMKCAAGVCGSCCMDDHGLRVCKDGPVFTGDLIKTGEFAHYHRGPSGRKE encoded by the coding sequence ATGTCTGAGATGCCGGAGATCGTCACGATCACAACGGTCGTTGACGAAACACCTACCATCAAAACATTCGTCTTCGACAAACTCTTTGCATTCAGACCCGGTCAGTTCTGCATGGTCTGGGTCCCCGGAGTCGACGAGATCCCTATGGCATTTTCTGCTGTAAACTCCATCACGGTGATGAAAGTAGGAGATGCCACAGAAGCGCTCTTCTCACTGAAAGCCGGAGATAAACTAGGTATTCGCGGTCCGTTTGGAAACGGGTTTTCACCGAGCGGAAAAGTACTTGCGATCGCCGGAGGAATCGGGGTCACCCCGCTCTTTACCCTGGCGGCTTCCGGCGAAGTGGACACCTTCATTCTCGGTGCGCGGACCCGTGAAGAACTTGTCTTTGCCGAGGAACTCGCAAAAGTCAGCGACCTCAAAATCGCCACAGATGACGGGACCTTTGGATTCCACGGATTTGTGACCGGCATTCTTGATCAGATCGATGCAGAATCCTACGATACGATCTGTGTCTGCGGTCCCGAGATGATGATGAAAGGTATCCTTGACCGTCTGGTCGCAAAAGGCATCGAAAACCGCGGTCAGTTTTCCATGCACAGGTACATGAAATGCGCGGCAGGGGTCTGCGGATCCTGCTGTATGGATGATCACGGTCTTAGGGTCTGCAAAGACGGTCCGGTTTTCACTGGAGATCTGATAAAAACAGGGGAGTTTGCACACTATCACCGCGGACCAAGCGGGAGGAAAGAGTAA
- the ilvC gene encoding ketol-acid reductoisomerase yields the protein MMEKYHETDADLKDLSGKTIAVIGYGSQGRGQSRNLKDSGLNVIIGIRAGKSRDLAKSDGFETYDVAEAAKKGDVIMILVPDENQAAVYKAEIMPYLTENKCLMFSHGFNIHFGQIVPPANVDVIMVAPKGPGHMVRRTYEEGKGVPALIAIEQDHTGNAKKLALAYAKGIGATRAVVLETTFREETETDLFGEQAVLCGGVTSLIKAGFDTLVDAGYAPEMAYLEVLHEMKLIVDLIYEGGFTKMREAISNTAQYGDITRGPRVIGNESYEAMREILYEIQSGEFAKEWILENMVNRPTFTALTRADEEHLIEEVGSELRAMMPQFKKN from the coding sequence ATGATGGAAAAATATCATGAAACGGATGCGGACCTGAAAGATCTCTCAGGAAAAACAATCGCAGTTATCGGTTACGGATCGCAGGGAAGAGGCCAGTCACGGAATCTGAAAGACAGCGGTCTCAATGTGATCATCGGAATCAGAGCAGGAAAGAGCAGAGACCTTGCAAAGAGCGACGGATTTGAGACATATGATGTCGCCGAAGCGGCAAAGAAGGGAGACGTCATCATGATTCTCGTCCCCGACGAAAATCAGGCAGCAGTCTATAAAGCCGAGATCATGCCGTATCTGACTGAAAACAAGTGTCTTATGTTCTCCCACGGATTCAACATCCACTTCGGTCAGATCGTTCCTCCGGCAAACGTCGATGTGATCATGGTCGCACCCAAAGGTCCGGGCCACATGGTCAGAAGAACCTACGAAGAAGGAAAAGGTGTCCCGGCTCTGATTGCGATCGAGCAGGACCACACCGGAAACGCAAAGAAACTTGCTCTTGCCTATGCAAAAGGTATCGGTGCAACCAGAGCCGTCGTCCTTGAAACAACCTTCAGAGAGGAGACGGAAACCGATCTGTTCGGAGAACAGGCAGTTCTCTGCGGAGGAGTCACCTCTCTGATCAAGGCAGGATTCGACACGCTCGTCGACGCAGGATATGCACCCGAGATGGCATACCTGGAAGTTCTGCACGAGATGAAGCTCATCGTCGACCTGATTTACGAGGGCGGATTTACCAAAATGCGTGAAGCGATCTCAAACACTGCCCAGTACGGCGATATCACCCGCGGTCCCCGCGTGATTGGAAACGAGTCCTACGAAGCCATGCGTGAGATTCTCTACGAGATCCAGTCCGGCGAATTTGCCAAGGAATGGATCCTCGAGAACATGGTCAACAGACCGACGTTCACTGCGCTCACCCGGGCAGACGAAGAACATCTGATCGAAGAAGTCGGTTCAGAACTTCGTGCAATGATGCCTCAGTTCAAAAAGAACTAA
- a CDS encoding 2-isopropylmalate synthase: protein MGSEQSLRKWRIAFYCDKSTVNTNRRVTILDTTLRDGEQTPGVSFTLEQKIEIAHQLSDIGVDVIEAGFPASSDVEFETVKRICAEEGIRPKICGLARSVKADVDRCIEAGVDMVHVFIPTSEIQRTYTIKKSHAEVLAITREIITYARSKCDYVMFSPMDATRTEPSELIEICKAADEAGTTIINIPDTVGVSTPSMIKPLIAMIRENVKCKIDVHCHNDFGLATANTIAAVEGGADQIQVTVNGIGERAGNADLAQTVMILKSIYGIETNIRTEKLVETSRMVSRFSQIAVLPIQPVVGENAFSHESGIHSHGVMANPGTFEPGIMTPEMVGHRRRLKLGKHVGKHAVRQMLEDINVNPSDPELDMIVAKVKEISGRGRKVTEFDLFEIAKIITGSHNDKKMIELDDISVFTGSHAIPTASVQAVVHGENKICSKTGDGPVDAAMKALLAIAPGKVQLKSFQIEAISGGSDALGCVTIEVEDEKGRIFDAASSNSDIVIASAEAMVNALNVVYRSGGFDR from the coding sequence GACTCCCGGCGTGTCATTCACACTGGAGCAGAAAATTGAAATTGCGCATCAGCTGTCCGATATCGGCGTTGATGTGATTGAAGCAGGCTTTCCGGCATCTTCGGATGTCGAATTTGAAACGGTCAAGAGGATTTGCGCTGAAGAGGGTATCCGCCCCAAGATCTGCGGACTCGCACGCTCTGTCAAAGCGGATGTAGACCGTTGTATCGAGGCCGGCGTTGATATGGTCCATGTGTTTATTCCCACATCTGAGATTCAGAGAACCTATACCATCAAAAAAAGTCATGCAGAAGTCCTGGCGATCACCCGGGAGATCATTACCTATGCACGTTCGAAGTGCGATTATGTGATGTTCTCGCCGATGGATGCAACCAGAACTGAACCGTCGGAACTGATTGAAATCTGCAAAGCAGCAGATGAAGCCGGCACGACGATAATCAACATTCCCGACACAGTCGGTGTAAGCACCCCTTCGATGATAAAACCCCTCATCGCAATGATTCGCGAAAACGTCAAATGCAAAATCGATGTGCATTGTCACAACGATTTCGGCCTGGCGACCGCAAACACCATTGCAGCAGTTGAAGGAGGAGCTGACCAGATTCAGGTCACCGTAAACGGTATCGGCGAACGGGCAGGTAACGCGGATTTAGCCCAGACGGTTATGATCCTGAAATCGATCTATGGAATCGAAACCAATATTCGGACCGAAAAACTGGTGGAGACTTCAAGAATGGTTTCCAGATTTTCACAGATTGCCGTTCTGCCGATCCAGCCGGTCGTAGGCGAAAATGCATTTTCGCATGAAAGCGGCATCCATTCCCACGGCGTAATGGCTAACCCCGGAACATTCGAGCCGGGAATCATGACGCCCGAAATGGTGGGTCACCGCCGGCGCTTAAAGCTTGGAAAGCATGTTGGAAAACATGCGGTCCGGCAGATGCTGGAGGACATAAACGTAAATCCGTCCGACCCCGAACTGGACATGATCGTCGCTAAAGTCAAGGAGATCTCCGGACGCGGGCGAAAAGTAACCGAGTTCGATCTCTTCGAGATCGCAAAAATCATCACCGGCAGTCATAACGACAAAAAAATGATCGAGCTGGATGATATTTCGGTATTTACCGGGAGCCATGCGATTCCGACTGCAAGCGTACAGGCCGTAGTCCACGGTGAAAACAAGATCTGTTCCAAAACGGGAGACGGACCGGTGGATGCAGCAATGAAGGCGCTTTTAGCGATCGCACCTGGAAAAGTTCAGTTGAAGAGCTTTCAGATCGAGGCGATCTCCGGTGGAAGCGATGCGCTCGGATGCGTCACTATCGAAGTCGAGGATGAAAAAGGCAGGATCTTTGATGCAGCCTCGTCAAACAGTGACATCGTGATTGCATCGGCTGAAGCGATGGTGAATGCCCTCAATGTCGTTTACCGCTCGGGTGGTTTCGACAGATAA
- a CDS encoding CpXC domain-containing protein has product MITDEDVVVCPVCEHEQTITICPSVNVTTDPEMREKVLSGEIFEFTCDKCGFSGYAGYPFVYEDKETNGGFLIYLEPDCEDREVGIEGDIADQVIYHERPMRLVPDMNSLKDKIFIFEAGLDDRVVELFKVLTLAKMQDDDPEKIPDELKFTKRAEINGEDMLLFAAFRNEELLGTLEMPYSLYQTCVLSGEPIWDVPVTECAAIDQQWVMERLGEEKETEE; this is encoded by the coding sequence ATGATTACCGATGAAGATGTTGTGGTGTGCCCAGTCTGCGAGCACGAACAGACGATCACGATCTGCCCGTCGGTGAACGTGACGACCGATCCCGAAATGCGGGAGAAAGTCCTGAGCGGGGAGATTTTCGAGTTCACCTGCGATAAATGCGGTTTTTCAGGATATGCCGGCTATCCGTTCGTGTACGAGGATAAAGAAACGAACGGCGGATTTCTGATCTATCTCGAACCCGACTGCGAAGATCGCGAGGTCGGGATCGAAGGCGACATCGCCGATCAGGTGATTTATCACGAGAGACCGATGAGGCTTGTTCCGGACATGAACTCGCTGAAAGATAAGATCTTCATCTTCGAAGCAGGACTCGATGACCGTGTTGTTGAGCTTTTTAAGGTCCTGACGCTTGCAAAGATGCAGGACGACGATCCTGAAAAGATTCCGGACGAACTGAAGTTCACCAAGCGAGCCGAGATCAACGGTGAGGATATGCTTTTATTTGCAGCTTTCCGCAATGAAGAGCTTTTGGGAACACTGGAGATGCCGTATTCTCTGTATCAAACCTGTGTTCTTTCCGGCGAACCAATCTGGGATGTGCCGGTAACGGAGTGCGCGGCGATCGATCAGCAGTGGGTCATGGAGCGTCTCGGGGAAGAAAAAGAAACGGAAGAATGA
- a CDS encoding dihydroorotate dehydrogenase, which translates to MIQIKLPEEEIAGVPLRNHMLLAAGILGTTGASLKRMLNLGAGGVVTKSIGPKAIPGHHGPALIPVDGGLINAMGLPNPSKDFVEEIAPLKGEPVVVSIFGGTPEEFGTVASWFPDAAAFELNLSCPHAEGYGASIGVNPRVVRECTEIVKTYNKPVWVKLTPNVTDIKIIGKAAEEGGADAIVAVNTVKAMRISTELRRPVLGNVFGGLSGQAIFPIAVRSVYDLYDAVDIPIIGCGGISSADNVLEMMMAGASAVEIGSAIHDSVNIFSEIAADLYSKDGIPAEEIVGCAHV; encoded by the coding sequence ATGATCCAGATAAAACTACCAGAAGAGGAGATCGCCGGCGTCCCTCTCAGAAATCATATGCTGCTTGCGGCAGGGATCCTCGGGACCACCGGTGCATCATTAAAACGAATGCTCAATCTCGGCGCAGGAGGTGTCGTGACAAAATCCATCGGCCCGAAAGCGATCCCCGGCCATCACGGACCCGCCCTCATCCCGGTCGACGGCGGACTCATCAATGCCATGGGACTTCCAAACCCCTCCAAAGACTTCGTCGAGGAGATCGCCCCTCTCAAGGGAGAGCCGGTTGTTGTCAGCATCTTCGGCGGAACTCCAGAGGAGTTTGGGACCGTAGCTTCCTGGTTCCCGGATGCGGCCGCATTCGAGCTGAACCTCTCGTGCCCCCACGCTGAAGGATACGGTGCATCCATCGGCGTCAATCCACGTGTCGTCCGGGAATGTACCGAGATCGTGAAAACATACAATAAACCCGTCTGGGTCAAACTCACCCCCAACGTAACCGATATCAAAATAATAGGAAAAGCCGCAGAAGAGGGCGGGGCCGACGCGATTGTCGCAGTAAATACGGTAAAGGCAATGCGGATATCCACCGAACTGCGTCGCCCGGTTCTGGGCAACGTCTTCGGCGGGCTTTCAGGTCAAGCGATCTTCCCGATCGCTGTTCGAAGCGTTTACGATCTGTATGATGCCGTTGATATCCCGATCATCGGCTGCGGCGGGATCTCGAGTGCCGACAATGTTCTCGAGATGATGATGGCAGGTGCCTCGGCAGTCGAGATCGGCAGCGCGATCCATGACTCGGTCAACATCTTCTCAGAAATTGCAGCCGATCTTTACTCAAAAGACGGAATACCCGCTGAGGAGATCGTGGGGTGCGCCCATGTCTGA